TTTTGGACCCTTCTAACTCTTACCCGTAGTTCAATCCATTtaaattaaattcaaatgaatttggaTTCAACTCTTCCAATTTGGGtgaaacttctttttttagctAAGTATAAATCTTAGGCTCAACATAAAAGGTTTCAATATTTTCCAAACGTACTGGCTATTTATTTTCTTCTCTTTTTGCTTCTCTCTATTTTCTATAAATGGGatagagagaaaaaaagaaaggagAGAGAAGCCGGTGCCCATCACTTTTATTTTATGAGTCATACACGCCTCTCCTCTTTGCTCATTTTCCCTTTCTTCATCTCTGCGGGTAAAGATGAACCGTATCTCATCCTTCTTTTGTTGGCTTGTTGATCTTGTAACTTGTGAACGTATATAAGTTAGTAGGATTTTGATGTAAAAAAAAGTATGGGACTATTAATTTGAATTTGGAATTTTAGCATAGACAAAAGAGAACTTGGTTCGTCGTGTCTCTTCAACACATATAAAAGGGGCCTGTAACCATCGATCAATCAATCAATTACTTTTGATTTTTTGATTTAGAACAGGTTTAGCCACGTGCCGTGCCGGGTATGCGTCACGCCAGGCACGGCCCTAGCCACAAATCGAACCCTAACTAACGAAATCTCATGCCCCCATCCCAGCCGCCACACCGCCCACAGCGCAGGCACAGGCGAGCAAGAGCAGGCAACGGCGCGACGGCACGACAACGGGGCGGCCGCAAGAGCAGCGGATCAGCGCGCGGGGTGCGGCGGCGACTCTGCGCGTGGGCGGTGGCTCGCGAAGAGCATCAAGGCACAGATCTCGGTGAACGACGAGCATTCTGTCGTCGAAGATGGTGCACGTCGAGCTCGACCTTGCGGACGAGTGGTCCGAGTCCGACGTCTCGGAAGATGTCTCCGACTCCGAAGTGGGCGACGGCCTGGACTGGCTCGACGCCGTCGAGAGCCATGATGGTTCAGCCCGGCTATCCGCCGCCTTCTCGACCGTCGGAGGCGCGGCCGCGGCGCGGAGGCTGAATGCGCACGGCGGCGTGCTCTCCCGCCCCTTTCAGCCGCTCTCCAATCGCACGCAGAAGCTTGCCTCCCACATCCGGGCCACGCCCTTGGAGGTATGCAGCGTCAACTCTTCGCCTTAGAGATCCTAGCGTGGTGAATTATTTGCTTGTGCATGATATCTACAGTCTCGTGTTATGGTACGTTGTGTTCAATATCTTATGTGATGGGTTTTGTATTATTTATAAGGAGTGGGAAGGTAGAATGAACGTGGGGATGTCAAATTCGGTAACGACTGCAATCAGGGACAGCATAAGGATACATCAATTGGCAAAATAAGGAACCATGAGAAGGCCGATCGTGCTACCGTGGAACAGGTCTTTACACGCTCTCTGCTAAGTGATATTTATTCTGTCCTATGCCTTTTGGAGCGGAACATGTCTGCTTGCACTTGCAATCTTGCATAATCCTAATGTACCATTCCATTCCCTTTCAATCGAGCTGGCATTTGTTTCAAGAGTCTGCTTGGCTAGAAAGTATCTTCTTGTACTGGATACACAAGAAGTAAAATTAAGTCATTAAGAATTTGTCTTAGTGCATTTTACATACCATTCTGCCTTTTATTGCGCTTTTTTATGGAACTCTGTTTAATTCCCAGCTATATGTATGATCTAAATGGCACCATGAGTCACCAACTCTTTTTCTTGCAGTAATGTTGGCTACTTAAGTGAAATTGCCTGAGGTGATGTGAAGCAGCACAAAGGTTGTGGAGGAGCAACTCCACCTTGCTGCTATAATGTGTACAACACAAGTGTTGAAGGAACAGCTTCAACGTGCTGCGCTAGATATCGCTCTAGAGGCGAATGTAGGCTGATAGGGCAGCAAGAGTTCTATCCAGAACTCCTAGGGCACAAGATCTACTCCAAGATCTTAGATAAGAACAAGTTCTATTATAGGTAGGGGTACATAGTCTGCCTACAAAGTAGAGGtgaggacctctatttatagggctttGGGAAGCCTTCACATACTTCTACTTATAGCTGGAATACTCTAGAAACATTATTTAAGGTTCACCATTCTACTCATAGCTACTCACAACTAGAAGACTCTAGAAAATAGTAGGTAggataaaaaaaagaaaagaaatactagaCCACAACAGAAGTATCTAGAAGTAGCCAAACAGATTTGACATATGATTATATTTTCATGTTCCTCATCTATTGTTCCTCATCATTCTCCCTTGGTTGTTTGGAACTCGCCCTCGAGTTATCTTCATAGAGCGCTTCTTCTGGATGGTAGAGATTCAAGTCCGCAACATTGAAAGTGTTGGAGATACCCATGTCACTTGGAAGATCTATCACATAAGCATTATCATTTATCTTCCTCACGATAGAGAAGGGCCCATACCTTCGCTGCCTAAGTTTCCCTTTAACACTTAAAGGCAGCCTCTCTTTTCGAAGATAGACCATCACCTTATCACCGACTTGGAATGATTTTGGCCTCTTTTTGCAATCAGCAAGTTGTTTATATTTTTGATTTTGTGCTTCCAAAGCGCCGCGAATCTCTTCAAATAACTCGGTGTAATTATCAGCAAAGGACAATGCTGATTTTGAGTTTCCCCTTGATGGCAGCTTCACCAGGTCCACCACATGTGTTGGAACTTTAGTGTAGACAATGGAAAAAGGGCTCTTTCCTGTGGATCTATGCTTGGAGTTATTGTAGGAGAACTGTGTAAGAGATAAAGCCAAATCCCGTTGCCCCTTTCTTTCTCCACAAATGCAACGGATCAGATTACCCAAAAATTTGTTCACCACTTCCGTTTGTCTATCTGTTTGTGGATGAGCAGTGCTAGAAAATTTCAATTCAGTGTTGAATTGCTTCCACAAAGTGAGCCAAAATGCAGCAAGAAACTTGCTATCACGGTCTGAGACAATGGACCTCGGAACTCCATGAAGTCTGACCACTTCTCGAAAGAATAGGTTTGCCACATGATGAGCATCCGTTGTCTTGCGGCATGGGATGAAATGAGCCATCTtagagaatctatccacgaccaCAAATACAGCATCACTTCCTCGTCTTGTTCTTGGCAAGCCCAAGACGAAGTCCATAGAAATGCCCTCCCATGGAGCAACAGGAACAGGCAAAGGCATGTATAACCCTGTGTTTTGGATTTGGCCTTTGCAGGTCTGACATACGGGGCACCGTTGAACGAACTTTCCAGCATCTCTCTTTAGTTGTGGCCAAAAGTAGCGAGCTTCCAGGTTAGCGATAGTCTTGTCCCGTCCAACATGGCCACTAAGATCACTTGAATGGAGCTCTCTAACTAGCTTGTCACGTAGAGAACTTCTTGGAATGCACAGCGATCATTTTTGAAGAGATATCCATCTTGCATCAAATAGTCATCACCTAATGGTTGGCCCCTTGCGTGCTTTACCCAAACATGGCCAAAGTCTTCGTCACCCTCATACAACTCCTTTATTTGATCCATGCCCGGAAGTTCAGCTTCAAAAGAAGTCAAGAGGCATGCACGACGACTCAAAGCATCGGCCACTCTGTTAGTTATTCCAGATTTATGCACGATGAGATAGTTAAACCTCTCAAGATATGCTGCCCATCTTGCTAGCATGCGGTCAACATGCTTTTGATTTCTAAAATGCTTCAAGGATTGATGGTCGCTATAAACAATGAACTCTTTAGGCAGCAAATATACTTCCCAAGTTCTCAACGCTCTGAAAACGGCGTATAATTCTTGCTGATAGGTACTCCATTTCTGTCTAGCTTCACTTAACTTCTCACTAAAGAAAGCAATGGGCTTCCTTTCTTGAGATAGGACAGCTCCAATGCCTACTCCACTTGCATCACACTCCAACTCAAAAGTCTTGTTGAAATCAGGTAGTACCAAGACAGGAGCTTGTGATAGCTTTTGTTTAATCTCATTGAAGCTAGCTTCAGCTGCTTCTGCCCATTGGAACTTTCCTTTCTTCAAACACTTGGTAATTGGTGCCATGATAGTGCTGAAATTCTTAACAAATCGCCTATAGAAAGTTGCAAGGCCATGAAAGCTTCTTACCTCAGAAATGGTCTTAGGAGTTGGCCATTCTCGGATTGCTTCAACCTTAGAATCATCAACACGAATGCCGTCACATGTTATGACGAATCCTAGGAAAAGAAGTTGTGTTTGCAGGAAAACACATTTCTTCAAGTTGACGTAGAGCTCATTTTCCCTTAGTACTTCTAGCACCTTCCGAATGTGATCAAAGTGTTCATCCTCATCCTTGCTATAGATCAAGATGTCATCGAAATAGACCACAACAAAGTGGGATAAGAAGGGTCTAAGGACTTGATTCATTAAGTGCATAAAGGTACTTGGTGCATTTGAGAGTCCAAATGGCATGACTAGCCATTCAAACAACCCTTCCTTTGTCTTGAAGGCGGTCTTCCATTCATCCCCGGGTCTTATACGGATTTGATGATATCCGCTTCTTAAATCTAGCTTTGTGAACACTCTTGCTCCACTAAGCTGATCCAACATATCATCCAGATGGGGAATAGGAAATCTATACCTTACGGTGGTCTTGTTAACGGCTCTACTGTCCGTACACATGCGCCAAGATCCATCTTTCTTTGGCGCGAGTAGGGCTGGTACAGCACATGGGCTAATACTTTCTCGAATGTGccccttttgcaacaattcctcCACTTTCTCCTTCAATATATCATGCTCCTTTGGGCTCATTCGATAGTGTGGAAGATTAGGAAGACTTGCTCCCGGAATTAAGTCAATTCTATGTTGAATTCCTCTCATCGGTGGCAAGCCATGTGGCTCCCCAAGTATGTTCTGAAATTCTGCCAATAAACCACGTACCTTTGCTGGAATTTCAACAGTCATGTGCTCTTCTCCCTTTACAACAAGTGCAGCACACAAATCTGCCTCCTTCAAGTCTTCCATAAACTCATGAGAGGTATGGGAGATAGTTAACATAGTTTTCCCCTCCTCCTTAGAGGTATTACCTTCGGGTTTGTTTGGTAAGATAATGATCCTTCTCTTGTTCCAAATGAAAGAGTAAGAATTTTCCTTGCCCTTGTGTGTAGTATCCACATCAAATTGCCAAGGCCTCCTAAGAAGAACATGGCTGGCATCCATGTCAACCACATCACACAACACATTTGAGCGATAATGCTTACCCAAAGAAAGTGGCAGGTTGCATTGTTTGGTGATCCTCATATTCACTCCTTTCTTGATCCATCCAATAGTGTAGGGATTTGGATGATCATGGGTTTCAAGCTTTAAATGGTCCACCAACTTCTGGGAGATAAGATTCTCGCAGCTGCAACTATCAATCACTAGTTTGCATACCTTGCCATTCACCGTGCATTTGCTCTCAAATATTTTCTTCCGTTGTGTGTCATCGAGTTGTGGTGTGGAACATAGGACACGCTGGATCACACATACCACCTCTTCACCTTCTTGACAAACCTCTTGTCCGTCTACATCTTCAGATTCGTATTCTTCCTCATCGCTTTCACCATCATGGATAGTCGTGTTAACAAATTTCCTTAGTGGGCAGCCGCTGGATATGTGTCCCTCTTTACCACATTTATAGCACTTTGGGCCTTCATTTGCCTTACCCTTGCCTCTAGTTTGCTTcgggatgggctgttttgtctttgGTGGAGTTGTCTTTTCTTCCACTCTATTAGTTTGGCTCCTAGATGAGCCTTCGGTATGAGGATATGGAGGATATGGAGCCTTAGTTGTCTTTCTCATCCTCACAAACCTCTCGGCCTTTAAGGCTAGAGCTTGTGCTTGATCAACGGACCAGATTTGTTGCATCATCAATCGATCTtgaatagcatcattgagaccaTTGATATACCTTGCAACTTGTTGCTCTTCAGTTTCAGCAAGGTTGCACCTCACTTGTAGCCTTAGAAACTCCTCCGTGTAATCTGAAACAGTCCTATTTCCTTGAGCACAATTTTGAAATTGGATAAATAGGATCTGGTCATAATCAGCGGGCAAAAATCTCCCTTTCAAGAGGCCTTTCATTTGTCGCCAAGTTCTAACACGAGGTTCTCCTCTCAGCCTGCGCTCCTCTTGAACGCGATGCCACCATGCACCGGCTCCTCCTTTCAGTTTGTATGCGACCAAAGGAACTCTACGATCTTCCGGAACCTCCATGACCTCAAAGAAAGTCTCCACTTCATATAACCAATCCAGGCACCCTTCAATGTCAACATTTCCATTAAAACTTGGGATCTCAGCTTTCACCTTGTATGTATCTCTTGCATATGTCAACATTTTATTCTCTGTACTGTTAGTCATTATAGATTTTATCATACACTAGACTTGGGTTAAGAGAATCAAGCCAGATGAAAGCTCTCATTATTGATTGCAGTATTTGTGTATCATTTTCAGTTTTCTCATGTACTTACTGCACCATGTTTTCAGATTGTTACGATAATGAGGACACTTTATCAAAAGTGCAAGCTGGTCTGGCGATTTGAGTGAATATAACATTCTTTATTTTAAGGTAATGAAAACTTGTTAATTGAGCTTTTTTCCATTAATCTTACCATTGTTCCAGAAAACCTTTTCTTATATCCCTCTTCTGTTGTGCAGGGCCACTTATATATCATTGATGTTTCGCAATCTGTTGACGTTGATCACCCTTTGGCGTTGGACTTATTAAAGGAAGATTGTTTGCATGTTTCTGTAAGTGAAAGCTGGATAGATCACCACCCATGTGTATATTAATAAATCGGAAATGCTATTTGGCTAACGTTCGCCAGGAGCCTAATCCTGGTGAACGCCTTCGCTGCCCTCGCATGGATGTTGGCGCAAGGCCAACTCCACGTCAGCTCTCTGGAATCGTTAGCTGTGAACGGATCCCTGGCGTACGTTCCTTTTTTCATTTTTCAAGAAATCAGAGTGATGCGCGGCTGAAGGGAGTCGAACTTGCCACCTCCAGCAGGAGTATTAAGCATGCTCACCACTGGGCTGAAGCTAGGCTGCGTTAACAGTTGTGCTCAAACTTACTTTTATGTATTTGAGTGAACTGTTTTTTAAATTCGGGTCTTCATGTAAAAAATTATGAAAATCCTGATTTTTTTCCATTTCTGAAAGAACAAAAATCCCTATTTTTTAGAGGGGATTCTTTTTCTTCTAAACTTGCCATGTGCATTTTTATTATAGGTAGGATGGCGATTCATAGGCCTTCTTTTATTATAGTTTTATTCTTTGAAGAGAATGGCATTTTGTTATCAGTAACATGGCAATTTCTATTTATCAAGAGTTTTAATAGTCAAATAACATGGAATTTCTTTTTAGAGGATTGTAGTTTAATAATGATAACATAACATTTTTATTATTAAGAGGGTGACAGTTTTATTGCTAAGAGCATGACATTTTATTATCAATAACATGGTAGTTTATTATTAAGAGCACGGCATTTTTAATAGTCAATAGCATGTCATTTTTGTTTTTAAGTGGATGGCAGTTCAGTAATGAACATGGCATTTTCATTATTAAGAGGATGACAGTTTTATTTTTAAGAGTGGCATTTTTATTTATCATTAACATGGCAGTTTTTTTTAGGATCATGTCATTTTAGTAGTTAATAACATGGCATTTTTATTATTAAGAGGATGGCAGTTTTTATTATTTTACAGGATGGCATTTTAATTTTTAATGGCATaactttctttttccttttttgacCATGGCAGTTTTTAAAGTTTAGCATGGCAGTTTTTCAAAATTCAGATCATTCCAATTAGGGTCCTGTTTTTGTTGTTGGCATTTTTTCATATATAAGAAGGGGAGCCTTGGCGCAGTGGTCACGGGTTCAAGTCCTGGAAACAGCCTCTTGCAGAAATGTAGGGAAAGGCTGCGTACAATAGACCCAAAATGGTCGGACCCTTCCCCAGACCCTGCGCAAGCGGGAGATACATGCACtggggctgccccccccccccccccccccccctttatttTTTCATATATAAGAAAAAGCTAACTGGTCCTATGGGCATAGCGAAAACTGTGTGGCACTTTTTTTTATGAATGGGCTGGAATTGGCCAACTTTTTAAGGCCTGAATCGATCAACTAGTCGCTGAGCAAGCCCATACGAGTGAAAATTTTCAGCGACCAAAAAGGTTCGCTCGATGAACCCTCCTGGGGCGAACGAATCGTTCGCGGGGGGCTCCTCCTAGAGCTGATGTACGCTGGATATTAGGGTCCTGGAACATGGCAAATTTCATAACTTAACGCAAAATGCCATGGCAAAATTGCCATGGGTATAGAATATTTTTCCTTTAAAATCATTGCAATTTTGTAATTTTATCTTTTTGGTTAAATGTCAATTGTAATTTTTAATAGTGTTTCATATAGTCTCATGGCAATTTCACACTTTTTTGGTTTCGAAAAATGCTTTTTTTTGCAACTTACTGTGCACTGTTATTTATATGGTAATGTTATTCAGCTGGGAAGGGGGTGGCAAGCAAACACATTTTCTTGGCAGTTTTAGTTTGTGACGTGAGATCAAACGGTGGCAGTTTTAGAAGGAAAATGCTGTTCTGAAGAAACTGCCATGCTGTTCTGAAGAAACTGCCACCCCCATACAACTAAAACTGCCATCTAAACGTTCACAAATGCCACCCCCTCCCAGCGGACGTTTGACAGTTAAGAGGGTCGTATTTTGCATGGCAAATTTACTTACGACATTTAAAAAAACCCAGCTAATTGGGCCTGGCCCCCTTTTTTCTGCACGTTTCATAATTTACTGGACCAGCTGGGGTTGCTGGGAAACTCCCCCTGGGAGAGAACGCATGGGTTCGCACGATCGGACCCCTGGGGGCAAACGAATCGTTCTTTCGGCACTGCCTTATGCGGGTCCTAATAAATTGCTAAGTCTGATATACGCAACATTTTGTGCAGGACTTCTTTATGAAACGAGGTGTCGCTGTCATGACAGTAATGGATCTATTTAATTTTGTGATTGATCAAAACATTGCGGATGACGATGTAGATGATTACCTAGAAAAGGTATGTTGAATGGAGATAAATTGGTGATCGTGCATGCTGCATCATGGATAAAGAATCTAATGGCTTAGCTGTATTCTGTTAATCACAGGTTCAGCAAAAGATGTTGGAGAATGGAGATACACTCGCAAATGATGATGACATATCTCCAACAGTCATGGTGCAGGTAAGATTAGTTCAACCGTCATCTGCTCACATTTGCCATAAATGATTAGCCTTCTAAGCAGGAGATCTTGCTCGCAGGCCAACTTGCACTTACTATGTTGTGGTAGTCACCAATCAAAAAATTTAGATGGATACTACCAGGTTTAACAATAATTCACTTGATTTCTGTGTGTAGACGTTGGATTATGCGAAGCAGTGTGAGGCTGATATAGTCAACATGTCAATGTTGCAACAACCATCCTTGTGTTACGAGCCACCAGCGGATAAGCTTTATAACCAGCCATTGCTAGGATTTGTGCGGGCTGAAAAAAACAAGCGTACTGCTGAAAAGCAGAAAAAACAGTTGCCACATAATAAATGCTCATTGCTAAGTAGTGGATCTTGCTCTAGTTCTGGTGAAGATTTGAGGTATGAGGCTGATCCCAAGATGGGACCTGAGGAGAGGAAGGCTGCTcggaaggaggagaagaagaaagtgAAAGAAGAGAAGAGAGAAGCTCGGAAGACAAAGGAGCCGAAGGCCGataagaagaggaggaagaaaatGGCAAAAGCGAAGTGCAAGAGGTAGCAATGTCTGGTTGATCAGTGGCTAAGCACAAATCAGCATTCGGCCAAGTTATTCTAAATTAATTCTGTGAGAGCCTGTATGATTGAGTGTTTATAACGAGAAAGGACGATGCTTCCCCAGTGATGATGCAAACAAATGTCATTGGATTCTCAGTTGTGTTTTTTTTGTTCATTCCGATTTTTAAATTGCGCAGCCCTGAAGCGCAGTAATGTCTAGCAACCTTGTAAATGGTGCCTTGTCATGAGATTTAAAATTTCCATGTAGTTTTGTTTTGTGACTTGCCAGCTAAGAAAAGTTTCTCAATACTGCACAGCGCATTTTTTTTCTTGTTCCTTGTTTTTTTTATTGAAAAGTGTCTCCATCACATCCTGTTGCTGCTTTTCCAATACTGAGAGCTGTGAGATAGAGAACTGTTCTATAATGGAAGAAGTCCATTTTATTCGTTGTATGTGCATTTTCCCAGGTCATACATATTCCCGGAATTATGAAGCAAAGTGCTTTGAGTAAAGAGGCTTCG
This sequence is a window from Aegilops tauschii subsp. strangulata cultivar AL8/78 chromosome 7, Aet v6.0, whole genome shotgun sequence. Protein-coding genes within it:
- the LOC141020596 gene encoding uncharacterized protein translates to MVHVELDLADEWSESDVSEDVSDSEVGDGLDWLDAVESHDGSARLSAAFSTVGGAAAARRLNAHGGVLSRPFQPLSNRTQKLASHIRATPLEEWEGRMNVGMSNSVTTAIRDSIRIHQLAK